A stretch of the Capsicum annuum cultivar UCD-10X-F1 chromosome 10, UCD10Xv1.1, whole genome shotgun sequence genome encodes the following:
- the LOC107843551 gene encoding peroxidase 21 encodes MANNNQHFGPSSTFISLFLMLLLHIHYVRSDLKLYYYSESCPRAEEIIKEQVTMLYHKHGNTAVSWIRNLFHDCMVKSCDASILLDTTKEQKSEKTSQRNFGMRNFKYIETIKQALENECPNTVSCADIVVLSARDGIVMLGGPHIEMKTGRMDSKDSYLAEVENFIPNHNDSMSLVLSRFNSVGVDTQGTVALLGAHTVGRVHCVNIVHRLYPTVDPTLDPKFANYLKTRCPSPQPDPKAIEYARFDHVTPMVWDNLYYKNIMSNKGLLIVDRQLVSDQSTYPFVEKFAANNSYFNDQFAKALIILSENNPLTGDQGEIRKVCRDVNK; translated from the exons ATGGCCAACAATAACCAACATTTTGGCCCATCCTCTACATTCATCAGTCTATTTTTAATGTTACTCCTTCACATTCATTATG TAAGAAGTGATCTCAAATTATATTACTACTCAGAGAGTTGTCCAAGAGCTGAAGAAATCATCAAAGAACAAGTAACCATGTTGTACCATAAGCATGGGAATACTGCAGTTTCTTGGATCAGAAATCTCTTCCATGATTGCATGGTTAAG TCATGTGATGCATCAATACTGTTGGACACAACAAAGGAACAGAAGTCGGAGAAGACATCTCAGAGGAACTTTGGGATGAGAAATTTCAAGTATATAGAGACTATCAAACAGGCCCTTGAGAATGAATGTCCCAATACTGTTTCTTGTGCTGATATTGTTGTTCTTTCTGCCAGGGATGGTATTGTTATG TTAGGAGGACCACATATTGAAATGAAAACAGGAAGGATGGACAGCAAGGACAGTTACTTAGCAGAAGTTGAGAATTTCATTCCAAACCACAATGATTCCATGTCATTAGTTCTTTCTCGTTTCAATTCTGTTGGTGTTGATACACAAGGAACTGTTGCTCTACTTG GGGCACATACAGTAGGAAGAGTTCATTGTGTAAACATAGTACACAGACTATACCCAACAGTTGACCCAACTTTAGACCCGAAGTTTGCAAATTACCTCAAAACCCGATGCCCATCTCCACAACCCGACCCGAAAGCAATTGAATATGCCAGATTTGACCATGTAACTCCCATGGTATGGGACAATTTGTACTACAAAAACATTATGAGCAACAAAGGACTATTAATTGTGGATCGACAATTAGTTTCTGATCAATCAACTTATCCATTTGTGGAGAAATTTGCTGCTAATAATTCCTATTTTAATGATCAGTTTGCTAAAGCTTTGATTATTTTGTCTGAAAATAATCCACTTACTGGTGATCAAGGGGAGATTAGAAAGGTCTGTCGGGACGTCAACAAGTGA